A genomic segment from Paraburkholderia hayleyella encodes:
- a CDS encoding IS3 family transposase (programmed frameshift), whose amino-acid sequence MKKSRLTDSQILEALKRAETGLAVPELCRELCISSATFYKWRSKYGGMDASMMSRMKELEAENARLRKMYIEEKLKAEIASEAPAKKVLKPSRRREMAKQVVQQRRVSIRVACAVFGISESCYRYEAKLNTENEEIGDWLLRITGCHRNWGFLLCYFYLRNVKGFGWNHKRIYRIYRELELNLRIKPKKRLVRETPQPLSVPQAINEVWSMDFMHDQLADGRSIRTLNVIDDFNREALGIEVDFSLPSERVIRTLKQHLEWRGKPKVIRCDNGPEYLSAAIVTWTQRQGIRLEYIQPGKPQQNAYIERFNRTARYEWLSQYLWEDLEQVREAAADWMRTYNHERPNRALGGFTPKQRLAMAA is encoded by the exons ATGAAGAAGTCGAGATTAACGGACAGCCAGATACTGGAAGCGCTTAAGCGCGCGGAGACTGGACTGGCGGTACCGGAGTTGTGCCGGGAACTGTGCATCAGTTCGGCCACGTTTTATAAATGGCGCTCGAAGTACGGTGGCATGGACGCGTCGATGATGTCGCGCATGAAAGAGCTGGAGGCGGAGAATGCCCGGCTTCGCAAGATGTACATCGAGGAGAAACTCAAGGCAGAGATTGCCTCGGAAGCAC CTGCAAAAAAAGTTCTGAAGCCATCTCGTCGGCGCGAGATGGCAAAGCAGGTTGTGCAACAGCGCCGCGTGTCGATTCGTGTGGCGTGCGCGGTGTTCGGCATCAGCGAGTCGTGCTACCGGTACGAGGCGAAGTTGAACACGGAGAACGAAGAGATTGGCGACTGGCTGCTGCGTATCACGGGCTGCCATCGCAACTGGGGCTTTCTGCTGTGCTACTTCTACCTGCGCAACGTGAAGGGATTTGGCTGGAACCACAAGCGCATTTACCGGATTTACCGCGAGCTGGAACTGAACCTGCGTATCAAGCCGAAGAAGCGCCTGGTGCGGGAGACGCCACAGCCGCTGTCGGTGCCGCAGGCCATCAATGAAGTGTGGTCGATGGACTTCATGCATGACCAACTGGCGGACGGGCGCAGCATCCGGACGCTAAACGTAATTGATGATTTCAACCGGGAGGCGCTGGGCATCGAGGTGGATTTCTCGTTGCCATCCGAGCGGGTGATTCGCACGCTGAAGCAGCATCTGGAATGGCGAGGCAAGCCGAAGGTTATCCGGTGCGACAACGGCCCGGAATATCTGAGCGCGGCTATCGTGACGTGGACGCAAAGGCAAGGCATCCGGCTGGAATACATCCAGCCGGGCAAGCCGCAGCAGAACGCGTATATCGAACGGTTCAACCGGACTGCGCGATACGAATGGCTGTCGCAATATCTGTGGGAAGACTTGGAGCAGGTGCGCGAAGCGGCGGCCGACTGGATGCGGACTTACAATCACGAGCGCCCGAATAGGGCATTGGGCGGTTTTACCCCGAAGCAGCGGCTGGCCATGGCCGCTTAG